CCGCTCCCCAACTCGTTCCTCCCCAGCTTCCAGACGGCCACGCTCGAGGGGGAGCCGGTTACCATCGGCCAGCTTCCGCAGGCGGGGCGGCAGGTGCTGTTCGTCTACACGACGACGTGTCCGTACTGCAAGGCGTCGCTCCCGGCGTGGAAGCGCATCGCGGGCGTGGTGGACACGATGACGGCGCCGAGCGCGCAGGTCTACGGCGTGTCGCTGGACTCGGCCGACATCACCCGCCGCTACGCCGCCGCGCACCAGCTTCCGTACCACACCGTGCGCTTCCCGGACCAGCGGCTGGTGTCGATGTACCGCGCCGGCGCGGTGCCGCTCACGCTGGTGCTGGACGAGCAGGGCCGCACCGTCTACGCCCGCGTCGGCGAGCTTTCCGCCCCCGCGGCGGTCGACTCCGTCATCGCCGCGGTGAAGCGGAAGCCCGCGCCCGCGCCCCGCCCGGCCGCCCCCCCGGCGCCGAACACCACGCCGGCGGCATGAGAAAGTAGTCCCAAGTCCTGAGTCCCAAGTCCTGAGTGTCGGACCGACAGACTACTCGCAGTTCAGCACTTAGGACTTAGGACTTAGGACTTATTACTTAGGACTTACTTACGATCCTTCCGCGAACGACGAAGGCCCGGGCTGCGCGCCCGGGCCTTCGTTTCGAATGGTGCCGCGGCTACCTCGTCGCTTGTTCGGCCAAGCGCTTCCCCGGGGCCTCTGGCGACTTGGCCTTCTCGTCCGGGGCACGGCCAGCCGAGCGGATGTTGATGATCTTGTTGAGCGTGTCGAACCAGAACGGTGCCCCCAGCGACAGCGCGAACGCCGTCAGCAGGATTCCCAGAAGCTTGGCCAGGATTGGCCAGAGCCGCCATCCGCCGACATCCGCCGTGTACACCGGCAGCGGCGTGGTGCGCAATAGCTCGCGGCGCATGCGCAGGCTGTCGGCGCGTGTCGCGGTGGAACCCAGCGCGCTCACAGACCTGGCGTACTGCGCCTGCGCGGTCGCAAGCTGGCGCCGTGCGGCTTCGCGCGGGGTCAGGTGCCGCGCCAAGCCCAGGCTCACCGCGTCGTCCCATCCCCACCCGAAGTTGAGCTGCGTCCGGCGGAGCAGGGCGCTGGCGGAGTCGAACGCCGCTTTCGCCCGCACCAGCGTGTCGGCGGGAAGCGGTACGGAGTCCTGCTCCGCCGCGCCGGAAGCGCCGGACGTCTGCGGGCCGGCCGCGCTGCCGGCGGGCGGTGGGGTGGTCCCCGCGACGGAGTCCGTCGTGTCCGCCGGCTGCACCCGTAAGGCGTCCGCTCCAGCCGTCGTATCGGTGGGGGTCGTCGCCTTCGTCGTGTCTCCCCCTGCTATGGGCTTGGTGGTGTCCTGGCGCGCGGAACCGGTGGTGTCGGTGATTGGGCCGTGCGACCGGACGTAATCGTACCTGGCGAGCTCCGGCAGTGCAGCGGACGCCTGCGCGGCGAGGCCGTCGCGCAGCTTGTCATCGGTGGAGAGACGGCGCCACATGTCGAGGGTGTCCGCGTTCATCGCCAGCGCGGTGAACAGGCCGATGAAGAACAGAACCATCTGCGTCCGCCGCTTGTACGATCCCGACACGCGGTCCATGGAGTTGTTGAACCATACTTCCACGCTGTCGTGAAGCCTCTGCAACTCCGTTCGCGTCTCCGCCACCGCGCCGTGCATGGCGCGCCGTGCGCCCTGCGGCAGCAGGGGCGCCTTGTCCACCGTGGCGTCGGTGTCAGTGGCGATCTGCTGCACCACATCATCCAGCGCGTCGTCCTTCATCAGCCCAAGCAGTTGGCGGACGCTCTGCGTCGAGTTGTGGGTGGGGTGCTCCAGCCCGGTCTTCGCGGCGCTCCCCGCCGAGGTCGATGTGGTCTTCCGGATGGCGTCATCGGAGCTTGCGTCCGCTACCGCAGCCGGTCTGGTGCTGTTCATGACATCCAGCAGCGCCATCGCGAAAGTGCGCGCGGGAAGGTACGAGGGCGCCCGGATCCCGCCGAACGGACCTTGGCTGTACATCGACCGGACCAGCCGGTGGTTGAAAAACTCCGTCTTCAGGTTGGGGTCGCTCGCGTCGTCCAGGAGCTTTTCGATCCCGGCGACCAGCGCCGTGCCGCGTCGGTTCGTAAGCCCCGCTATGTACTCGTTCACCGCTGAGCAGATCAGGCTCAGCAGCAGGTACACGAAGACGAGGCCCAGGATCACGTCGAGGATTTCGAGGCCGAACATGGTTGGGATGGGGGGAACGCGGGTGGGCGGGATGCGGACGTGCGGACTGCCGCACAGGTGGACGAAGGATTGGAAGGACGGAGGAGAGGAAATTTCGGAAACACGGTTCAGGCGGGTGCGCTCTCGCCCAGCAATCCATCCGCCGCGAACGACGAAGGCCCGGGCTGCGCGCCCGGGCCTTCGTCTTTCCATCGGCCGGGGCTACTTCGTCGGCTGCTCGGCCAGGCGCTTCCCCGGCGCTTCGGGCGACTTGGCGCGCTCGTCGGGGGCCCGGCCGGCGGCGCGCACGTTGATGATCTTGTTCAGCGTGTCGAACCAGAACGGCGCGCCCAGCGACAGCGCGACCACCGTCAGCAGCAGCCCGACGATCTTGGCCACCCAGTTCCCCGCGGGCTCCCATCCCGTCGGCGCCGTCATGCCGGCCGGGGGATCGGCGATGCCAAGCGCCGCGGCGTCGGCCCGCGACCAGCCGAACTGCAGCCCGGTGCCGCGCAGCTTCTCCACGCTGCCGTCGAACCGGGTCTGCGCCGCCGTGAGGTCACCGGCGGGCGCGCCGACGGCCGGCGCAGGCTGCTTCGCGTACTCCTGCGCCTGGGCGATCAGGCCCGCGCGGACGCCGTCGCTGCTGGCGATCTCCCGCCACATGGAGAGGGTGTCCGCGTTGGTCAGCAGGGAGAGGGTGATGCCGATCGCCAGCAGCCACAGCTGCGTGTAGCGCTTGTACACGCCGCTCACGCGGTCCATCCCGTTGTTGAACCACACCTCCACGCTGTCGTGCAGCTTCTGGTAGTCGGTGCGCGCCTTCAGCTGTGCCGCGGCCGCCGCGTCGCGCATGTCGGCGGGAAGGTTGGCCTGCTTCAGCGCGTCGGGATCGGTCACGAGCTCCACCACGTCGCCCAGCGCGTCCTGCTGCAGGAGGTGGATGACGTCGTGCACCGGGTTCCGCTCCGCGAGCGCGGCCTTCGTCCCCGTGCCGCGCGGCGCGTCCGGCGCCGCGGCGAGGGTCGTGTTCGCCACCGTGCCGCCCGCGCCCGGCTTGTAGCCCAGCGTGTCCAGCAGCGCCATCGCGAACGAGCGGGCGGGGATGTACGACGGGTGCCTGCCGTTGCGCGTGTACATCCCCTGGATCAGCGGGTGGCTCATCACCGCCTGGGCGATCACGGGGTCCTTCACCAGGCTCTTGATCCCCTCGAACAGCGCGTCGCCGCGCCGGTTGGTGAGCCCGGCGATGTACTCGTTCACCGCGCTGCAGATGAGGCTGAGCAGCAGGTACACGAACATGAGGCCGATGACGATGTCGAGCGTGTCGATGCCGAACATGGTTGGACGGGGAGCGCGGGGTGGGGAAGGGATCGCGTGGGCGGGCGATCGGGCTCGCCCCGGCAGGACAAGGATTTAGAGGGACGAACGCCGGGCACTTTTCCGAAAAATAGGATGTGGATCCGCATGGCATGTTTCGCGTAAATCCGGGCAACATCGAGACCGGAGGACCGCGAAGGGTGTTCGGAGACACCAATCAATTGCGCGAAAACAAGTTGGCTGCCGCCCGTGACCGGCGGTGTCTCCGTGCCCGGTGTGCAGATCGAGGCCGCCGCGGGACAGCGGAGCGGGACGCGGATGCCGCGCAGGGGTCGGGAGATGCCGGGATGGTCGCGATCCGCGCGCCATCTTCACCCCATCTCCCGGCGCGGTTGGCGGCGGTTCGCCAGCGGCAGACCACCCGGTGGCTCGTAATCGCGACCCACGCGGTTTAGCTTGTCCGCTCGCGCTTTGGGTGATGACCGGATCCGGAGAACCGCGTGGGGGAGATGACGGAAGCTGCGCGCGCCGATGTGCTGGCGCGCACCGAGGCGCACGTGCGGCGCGAGATGAGCGGCGAGGGGACGGGGCACGACTGGTGGCACGTGCACCGCGTACGCCGGACGGCGCTGCGGCTGGCGGCCGAGGAAGGCGCGGACCCGTACGTCGTCGAGCTCGCCGCGCTCCTCCACGACATCGCCGACCACAAGTTCCACGGCGGCGACCACACCGCCGGCCCCCGCGCCGCGCGTGCTTGGCTCGAAGGGCTCGGCGCGGATGGGTCCACGATCGAGCACGTGTGCGAGATCATCGCCGGGCTGTCGTTCAAGGGCGCGGGAGTGCCCACGCCCATGCGCACGTCCGAGGGGTGCGTGGTGCAGGACGCCGACCGGCTGGACGCCCTCGGCGCGGTCGGGATCGCGCGGGCGTTCGCGTACGGCGGCAGCCGCGGGCGCCCGCTGCACGCCCCGGGCGACGCGCCCGAGATGCACGACAGCTTCGAGGCGTACAAGCAGAGCGGCGGCGCCACCACCAACCACTTCCACGAGAAGCTGTTCCTGCTGCGCGACCGGATGAACACCGCCGCCGCCCGCCGCATCGCCGACGGGCGGCACCGGTTCATGGAGGCGTTCCTGGCGCGCTTCCATGCCGAGTGGGACGGGCGCGACGGCCCGGAGACGGAGGCGGATGGAGACGGTTGACCTGGGCGGCGGCGCGCACGTGCTGCGCGGCGCCGTCAACAGCGGGCTGGTGGAGACGGAGAACGGGCTGCTGGCCATCGACACCGGCCTGGACCGCGGCGCCGCCAACCGCATCGCGCGGGCGGCGGAGGAGCTGCGGCGCCCCATCGTCGCCATCCTGAACACCCACGCGCACGCCGACCACCACGGCGGCAACGCGCAGCTCGTCCGCCGCTTCGGCGTCCCCGTCCACGCGGCGGCGGTGGAGGAAGCGGTGATCCGCGAGCCGCGCTACGAGCCCGTGTACCTGTACGGTGGCGCCGCGCCCATCTCCGCGCTCACCAGCAAGTTCCTGCAGGCCGAGCCCAGCCCCGTGGACCACGTCGTCCGCCCCGGCGAGACGGTGACGATCGACGGGCGCGAGCTGGCGATCGTGGACCTCGTGGGGCACAGCCTGGCGCAGATCGGCGTCCGCGCGGGCGGCGTGCTGTTCGCGGCCGACGGCTTCTTCGGGCGCGAGCCGCTGGAGAAGCACGGCGTTCCGTACCTGGTCGATTCGGGGCGGTGGATGGAGACGCTGCGCGCGCTCGGCGAGGTGGACGCCGCGTGGATGGTCCCCGGCCACGGCGAGCCGGTGGACGACCCGCGCGACACGCTCGCGCTGAACCTGCGGGTGCTGCAGGACGCCTCGGACTGGCTGCGCGGCCGCTTCCACCGCGGCCCCGCGCGCACCGAGGACCTGCTGGTCGAGTTCGCCGAGGCGATGGGGATGCGGCTGGTCGATCCGCCGTCGTACGTGCTGAACCGCGCCGCGATGCTCGGCTTCCTCTCCACGCTCGAGCGAGAGGGCGCCGTGCGCGTGGAGATCAGCGGCGGGCGATGGACGTGGATGGCGGCGGAAACCTGAGCCATCATCCGGCAGCAGCGAGGGCGGCTCGAGCGAACGACATCCGTGTGCGTCCGCGGCATCGCGCCCTCTCCGGCCGGCTCAGGCCGTCCACCTCTCCCGTACCGGGAGAGGTAGCTGGACCGGCATCGACGCGATCCCACAAGCACTTGTGTGCGAAGTAGTTGTGGAATCGCGAGGATGCTGGATGGCCACCCTCTCCCGGGACGGGAGAGGGTCGCGCCCTCCGGCGCGGGGTGAGGGCGGCGCGAGGCTGCGGACGCGCCGCGGTTTTCCGTTGCGCTTGCTGAAAGGGAGTGCCGTTGCTGAAAGGGAGGATCGCGTGGGGGAGATGACCGGGCGCGTCTGCGTGGTGACCGGGGCCAGCGGTGGCATCGGCAAGGCCGCGGCGACGGAGCTGGCGCGGCGCGGGGCGACGGTCGCGCTCGTGGTCCGCAGCCCCGAGCGCGGCGAGGCGGCGCGCGCCGAGATCGAGCGCGCCACCGGCAACGGCGCCGCGCGCGTCGTGCTCGCCGACCTGTCGCGGCAGGCGGAGGTGCGGCGCGCGGCGGACGAGCTGCTGTCGGCGTATCCGCGCATCGACGTGCTGGTGAACAACGCCGCCGTGTACACGCGCCGCCGCCGGCTGACGGACGACGGGATCGAGATGCAGTGGGCGGTGAACCACCTCGCGCCCTTCCTGCTGACCAGCCTGCTCCTGCCGCGGCTCACCGCGAGCGCCCCGGCGCGCGTGGTGACGGTCAGCTCCAACGCGCACGAGATGGCGGAGCTGCGCTGGGACGACCTGGAGATGCGGCGGCGGCGCTACCGCGGCTTCAGGCAGTACGGCAACACCAAGCGCGCCAACGTCCTGTTCACCCGCGAGCTGGCGCGCCGCACGGCCGGCTCCGGGGTGGCCGCGAACGCGCTGCACCCCGGCACCGTGGCCACCGAGCTGCTGATGAACGGCTTTCCGCCCATCCGCCTGTTCCGCCGCTGGCTGCGCACGCCGGAGCAGGGCGCCGCCACCGCCGTCTACCTGGCCGCCTCGCCGGAGGTGGCCGGCATCTCGGGCGAGTACTTCGTCGACGAGCGCCCCGTCCCGGTCCCCGCCCCCGCCCACGACGACGAGGCCGCGCGCCGCCTGTGGGAGATCAGCGAGCGGATGGTGGGGCTGGCCTGAAAAGCCGTCTCAGACCCGGTCTCCGTCGCGCTCGATCACCGTGTCGATTCCCTCGGCGAAGCCGCGCAGCTCGCGCGGGTGACGTACGGGGACGAGCTCCATCCGTCCATCGTATGCCAGTACGTCGATCCGTTGGCCGGGCCGTATCCCGAGCGCCTCCCGGACGGCGCGAGGAATCGTGATCTCGAAGGCGGGTGACACGGTTTACGGTTTCCATGGCAGCTTTCCGTTGCGGTGGGTCCTGACGTTAATCGCCCGACCCCGAGGACCGGAAGACAGCTCCGGACCAGGCGCGGCGAGGACGGGGAGAGGCCGGGCACAGGCGTTGCGAGTGCGGCGGCGCCGGAGGGACGGCCACGGCAGAAGGAGCGGGACGATGCGGAAGACGATGGCGGCGGCGCTCGCCGCGCTGGTGCTGGCGGGGTGCAAGGTCGAGGTGAACGACCACGGCAAGCTCCCCGAGGTGGACGTGAAGGACAAGCCCGGCGGCGGCACCCAGGTGGACGTGCAGCCCGGCCGCATGCCCGACGTGAACGTGCAGGCCGACTCGGCCAGCATGCCCGACGTGAAGGCGCCGGACATCAAGGCACCGGATATCAAGGCTCCGGAGATCAAGGCTCCGGACATCAAGGCGCCGGACGTGCACCTGCCGTCCACGGGGCGCGACACCACGCGTCGCGCGGCGCCGAAGTGAGCCGCCACACATTACGAAGAAAGACGGGGACGAGCTGATGCGGATGGGATTGCGGGTGGCCGCGGCGGCGGTGTGCGCGGCGGCGGTGCTGGGTGCGTGCGACCGCGGCGGCGGCGGCGGCGGCGATGGCGCGCGGAAGGCGCCGGCCGATGCGCAGGAGGACTCGTCGCGCGTGACCGCGAAGGCGCTGCAGGACTCGGGGGTCAGCGTGGACACGCAGAGCATCGACACCGGCACCGCGCGCACCACCCCCGCCGAAGACAACTGACGGCGGGCCTCGCTCCACGACCGGCCCCGGCGCGCCACCGCGAGCGCGCCGGGGCCGTTTCGTTCGTCTGCAACGCAAACTGCAACGGGGCTTCTGGCGGAGCGGTGCATCGGGGCGTTACCATTGTCGCACACCCGACAAACCGACGCACCACATGGACAACCGCACGCTGGGAGTTCTCATCGTCGCGCTGGGCGCCGCCGCCGTCCTCGCCGGCCTGCTGGTGATGGCCGGCGGCCTGGGCTGGTTCGGCCGGCTCCCCGGCGACGTGCGCTGGGGCTCCGGCGGCGTGCGCGTGTACGTTCCCGTTACCTCCATGCTGCTGGTGTCGGTGGTGCTCAGCCTGGTGCTCTGGCTGGTCCGGCGCTTCTTCTAGCCCCACTTCCCACCGCGAGGCCCTGACGCGTGGATTCCAACGCCCCGGCACCCTGGCAGATCTGGATCGATACCGGCGGGACCTTCACCGACTGCGTGGCGCGCGACCCGCGCGGCACCATCCGCCGGGCGAAGGTGCTCAGCAGCAGCGCCCTTCGCGCCACCGTGGAGAAGGCTCTCGCGCCCGATGCCTTCCGCATGGCGGAAGAGTGGAACGCGCCGCAGGGCACGGTCGACGGCTTTTCCGTGCGGCTGCTGGGGGTGCGGCATCCCCCCGCGCGCGTGGCGATGTACGACGTGAAGTCGGGGACCGTGTACCTCGACCGCCCGCTCCCCGACCTCCCGCCGGCGGGAACCACGGTGGAGTTCGTCTCGCCCGACGAGGCGCCCGTCCTGGCCGCCAAGCTGGTGACGGGAACGCCGTTCGGCGGGCGCCTGCCGCCGCTGGCCATGCGGCTGGCGACCACGCGCGGGACCAACGCGCTGCTGGAGCGGCGGGGCGCGCGGGTGGCGCTCTTCATCACCCGCGGCTTCGGCGACCTGCTGCGGATCGGCACGCAGCAGCGGCCCGACCTTTTCGCGCTGAAGGTGGAGACGCGCGCGCCGCTGTACGAGGAGGTGGTGGAGGTCGA
This portion of the Longimicrobium sp. genome encodes:
- a CDS encoding SDR family oxidoreductase; this translates as MTGRVCVVTGASGGIGKAAATELARRGATVALVVRSPERGEAARAEIERATGNGAARVVLADLSRQAEVRRAADELLSAYPRIDVLVNNAAVYTRRRRLTDDGIEMQWAVNHLAPFLLTSLLLPRLTASAPARVVTVSSNAHEMAELRWDDLEMRRRRYRGFRQYGNTKRANVLFTRELARRTAGSGVAANALHPGTVATELLMNGFPPIRLFRRWLRTPEQGAATAVYLAASPEVAGISGEYFVDERPVPVPAPAHDDEAARRLWEISERMVGLA
- a CDS encoding DUF2905 family protein, producing the protein MDNRTLGVLIVALGAAAVLAGLLVMAGGLGWFGRLPGDVRWGSGGVRVYVPVTSMLLVSVVLSLVLWLVRRFF
- a CDS encoding TlpA disulfide reductase family protein, which translates into the protein MDRITRILPYAALVAAAALVVVLGQQKRTLIGRYDDLQQRYYRALREPLPNSFLPSFQTATLEGEPVTIGQLPQAGRQVLFVYTTTCPYCKASLPAWKRIAGVVDTMTAPSAQVYGVSLDSADITRRYAAAHQLPYHTVRFPDQRLVSMYRAGAVPLTLVLDEQGRTVYARVGELSAPAAVDSVIAAVKRKPAPAPRPAAPPAPNTTPAA
- a CDS encoding HD domain-containing protein, producing the protein MTEAARADVLARTEAHVRREMSGEGTGHDWWHVHRVRRTALRLAAEEGADPYVVELAALLHDIADHKFHGGDHTAGPRAARAWLEGLGADGSTIEHVCEIIAGLSFKGAGVPTPMRTSEGCVVQDADRLDALGAVGIARAFAYGGSRGRPLHAPGDAPEMHDSFEAYKQSGGATTNHFHEKLFLLRDRMNTAAARRIADGRHRFMEAFLARFHAEWDGRDGPETEADGDG
- a CDS encoding MBL fold metallo-hydrolase, which encodes METVDLGGGAHVLRGAVNSGLVETENGLLAIDTGLDRGAANRIARAAEELRRPIVAILNTHAHADHHGGNAQLVRRFGVPVHAAAVEEAVIREPRYEPVYLYGGAAPISALTSKFLQAEPSPVDHVVRPGETVTIDGRELAIVDLVGHSLAQIGVRAGGVLFAADGFFGREPLEKHGVPYLVDSGRWMETLRALGEVDAAWMVPGHGEPVDDPRDTLALNLRVLQDASDWLRGRFHRGPARTEDLLVEFAEAMGMRLVDPPSYVLNRAAMLGFLSTLEREGAVRVEISGGRWTWMAAET
- a CDS encoding AbrB/MazE/SpoVT family DNA-binding domain-containing protein → MSPAFEITIPRAVREALGIRPGQRIDVLAYDGRMELVPVRHPRELRGFAEGIDTVIERDGDRV